A region from the Vespula pensylvanica isolate Volc-1 chromosome 9, ASM1446617v1, whole genome shotgun sequence genome encodes:
- the LOC122632044 gene encoding monocarboxylate transporter 1-like codes for MTTTKATRNVSGKTKMIPPDGGWGWVVLTSALTVNFLIPGTVKSFGVLFVEFLHVFKASPTAASWMPALCYFLYNSLGPLSSVLSTKYSYKTVTLIGGTFAATGMMLSYFANSVSYLYVSYGLMVGIGAGLSFPPTIYIVTAYFQRLRGFANGLCISGSAIGTIVLPPLLQYLLDCFGYRGAVLIMGALTLNTLVCALLYHPVEQHMIAVPIEEGIDNEALSLDEPIEEKRQSIDPAKLNSIVQDEKNEKIESTTKQVQNLTELLNYSKLTTSKEEGFEKLTKSNEEEEQDQWIVKDQIMDIGSEEDNEKRDLRDKSDEENVKETSSTSDRNLVDKKQFVTNEPFNSCQISTMSDNGSNVLGISIKMHLQEDNESVKVDKPVPVEISTSKSSKSETSSTKGESSKKVHLSFDFSMLKDPIYLVILISNSTSAISNTNFMIHLPSYANSQGFDQNSSALLLSIVSALDLIGRISGASLSDIDFVPKYYYFVGGLGTSGIALALLPMADSYGMLSFFCALFGLSSGMYIGITTVILADMLGTEKLSSSYGISLFVNGVLQLVGPPVCGVIFEHVGSYKPIFLAFGIILILGTALWAIVPLIKRNSKKKIEEV; via the exons ATGACAACGACTAAAGCAACGAGAAATGTTAGCGGCAAAACGAAGATGATACCACCGGACGGGGGGTGGGGTTGGGTCGTATTGACCTCAGCCCTTACTGTCAACTTCCTCATCCCTGGAACCGTCAAATCCTTCGGAGTTCTCTTCGTCGAATTCCTTCACGTTTTCAAGGCATCGCCAACAGCAGCCTCGTGGATGCCGGCTCTCTGCTATTTTCTCTACAACTCTTTGG GTCCTCTGTCGAGTGTTCTCTCCACCAAGTATTCTTACAAAACCGTGACATTAATCGGTGGCACCTTTGCCGCTACTGGAATGATGCTCAGCTATTTTGCTAATTCGGTTTCTTATCTCTACGTTAG TTACGGTCTAATGGTTGGAATCGGCGCTGGTTTATCCTTTCCACCAACGATTTACATCGTCACAGCATATTTCCAGAGACTACGTGGTTTTGCCAACGGTCTCTGCATTTCCGGGAGTGCGATCGGGACTATAGTGTTACCACCGCTTCTTCAGTATCTTCTTGACTGTTTTGGATATAG AGGTGCGGTGCTTATTATGGGTGCTTTAACATTGAACACGCTCGTTTGTGCGTTGCTTTATCATCCCGTCGAACAACATATGATAGCCGTTCCCATAGAGGAAGGAATCGATAACGAAGCTCTAAGCCTGGACGAACCGATCGAGGAGAAAcgtcaatcgatcgatccggCGAAATTGAATTCGATTGTTCAGGacgagaagaacgagaaaattgAAAGTACGACGAAGCAGGTGCAAAATTTAACGGAACTATTGAATTATTCGAAACTTACTACGTCCAAAGAAGAAGGATTCGAGAAATTGACAAAGTcgaacgaagaggaggagcAAGATCAATGGATCGTTAAGGATCAAATCATGGATATTGGCAGCGAAGAGGACAACGAAAAAAGGGATCTTCGAGATAAATCCGACGAAGAAAACGTTAAAGAGACTTCGAGTACGAGCGATAGAAATCTAGTTGATAAAAAACAATTCGTCACTAATGAACCGTTCAATTCCTGTCAAATCAGCACAATGTCGGATAACGGATCGAACGTACTAGGAATATCGATAAAGATGCATCTCCAAGAGGACAACGAATCCGTGAAAGTGGACAAGCCCGTGCCAGTAGAAATCTCAACGTCAAAGTCATCGAAGTCGGAGACTTCATCGACTAAGGGGGAAAGCTCGAAAAAAGTCCATCTATCTTTTGATTTCAGCATGCTGAAAGATCCGATCTACCTGgtcattttaatttcaaactcGACATCAGCGATCAGCAATACAAACTTTATGATTCATTTGCCATCCTACGCAAACTCTCAAGGCTTCGATCAAAATTCATCGGCTCTTTTGTTATCCATTGTTTCAGCTCTTGATCTTATCGGTAGAATCAGTGGTGCTTCTTTATCCGATATAGACTTTGTACCGAAGTATTATTACTTCGTCGGTGGCCTTGGCACCAGCGGGATAGCTCTGGCGCTACTACCGATGGCCGACAGTTACGGGATGCTTTCCTTCTTCTGTGCACTATTTGGTCTTTCTTCCGGCATGTACATCGGCATCACAACCGTTATCCTAGCTGACATGCTTGGTACCGAGAAACTCAGTTCCTCTTATGGAATCTCGCTCTTTGTTAACGGTGTCCTCCAACTCGTCGGACCACCGGTTTGCGGTGTTATCTTCGAACACGTCGGATCTTATAAACCTATTTTCTTGGCATTCGGTATAATACTTATACTGGGTACCGCTCTTTGGGCCATCGTGCCTCTAATCAAAAGGAACagtaaaaagaagatcgaagagGTATAA